The nucleotide sequence GCCGCCGGATGGCTACGTCTTTCACGCCCCCCGGGGTGGAAAACTGCGGCCGCGGAATGTCCTCCAGGCGTTCATCGACGAAGTGATCGAACCGCTCAAAACGAAGTTCCCCACGCCGGCCGGCGAGATCGGCTTCGAGCACGGCCGACTGCATAGCTTCCGCCATTTTTTCTGCAGCCAAGCTTTCTTAGGCGGCGCATCCGAAGGCGAGATCAGGGAATGGCTCGGTCACCGCGAATCAAAGATGGTCGAACACTATCGGCATCTAAGGAATGAAGATGCCCAGCGGAAAATGGCGCAGATCGATTTTATGGGTCGCCAGGACGATCGTCGGTCTGGTGACGTTGCGTAGTTTGATGTTGTTGTTTCAATCCTTTTTCACCGGCGTCTGCAACGGCACCGGGCAACAGGTCGAGAGCATGATCCAGTCGAGAACGACGAGCATGCCGATCCAGGCCAGCAACTCAAGCGGCCCGCACCACGCGGAGCGGCCGAAAACGGGCTGGGTTTGTCCCAGTGTTTGTCCCAGTGACTGGGACAAACGCCAAACGCTCGGCGTAAGAAACTGCCTTGCAGCCACTTACGACGAGCGTTTGAAAACGAAGCGGAGAGGACAGGATTCGAACCTGCGGACCAGGGGATACCCGGTCACCGATTTAGCAAACCGGCGCTTTCGACCACTCAGCCACCTCTCCGAATGACGCGATCAACCCGAGAATCGCCGAACGGGCACTTGAAACGGCGGACAATTGGCGTTCTCGTTCCGATATCTTACCCAAAATTCTATGGATTCCAAAGCTGCCTGCAAGGTATCTTTATCCCCGGAACACTGAATCCACTTCCATTTCCATGAGCGAGAGAGTCATCTTGTCGGCGCCAACGCGATTCCAGTTCATTGCAACCCTAAGGACGCTGGCTGCCGCGGCCGCGTGTTCATCGCTGGCCGTTGCGCTATTTCCCACAATCGCACCGGCGGCTGAGGCGAATGCCATCGAAGCGGCCCTGCACTCGATCACCGCCGAGGAATTGCAGCAGTGCGTCAACATTCTGGCCGACGACTCGTTCGAGGGACGCGAGACGGGGAGCCGCGGCGGTCGGGCGGCATGCGCCTATCTCGGCGGCGAATTGCAGAAACGCCATTTGCAAGGCGCCGGCGTCGATGGCGGGCTGTATCAGGATTTTGGCGCCGGCAGCCGCAACATCCTCGCCCGCCTGGCCGGCAGCGATCCAAAGCTCAAGGACCAATACGTGATCGTCTCGGCTCATTACGATCATGTCGGCTATGGCAAGCCAAGTAACAGCTTCGGTCCGATCGGCTACATCCATAAAGGGGCCGACGACAATGCCAGCGGCGTCGCCGGGCTGATCGCGATCATCGATGCCTTCAACAAATTGCCGGAGCATCCGAAGCGGTCTCTGTTGTTCGCGTTTTGGGACGGCGAGGAGCAAGGCCTGCTCGGCTCGAAGTTTTGGCTCAAGAATCCCACCGTAGCGCTCGATCATGTCGCAGTTTTGCTGAACATGGACATGATCGGCCGGCTCCGGAAAGAAAAAGTCGAGGTCTACGGCACGCGGACCGGTTACGGCCTGCGGCGCCTCGTCAGCCAGGAGAATGAGGGGAGCGATCTGCTGCTGGACTTCCACTGGGAGATTCGGGCGGACAGCGATCATTTTCCATTTTTCGAGAAACATCTGCCGGTGTTGATGCTGCACACCGGGCTGCACAGCGATTATCACCGGCCCAGCGACACGGCCGACAAGATCAATTCGGCAGGAATGCGCGAGGTGGCTCAATTGGCCTTCCGCACGGCGCTCGATTTGGCCGAGGCCGATTCCGTCGCGGCGTTCCGCGATCGCTCGCGAGAGGAAACGGCAGCAACGCAAACGGAACTCGAACGCCCGCTGCCGGCGTTGCCGGGGCGGCTCGGAGTGCGTTGGGATGACGCCGCCGAAAAGGAACGGGGGCTGCGGGTGGCGCTCGTCGTGCCCGATTCCCCGGCGGCCAAGGCGGGGCTACAGGCCGGCGACCGGATCATTGAGTTCGCGGGGCATGACGTGGCCGATGGCGCGGAATTCCGCTCTCTCGTCTTAGGCGCGGCGAGCCCCGCCGCGATCGTAGTCAAGCGAGCCGGCAGCGAAAAGCCGCTGGAGATGAGCGCCCATTTGATCGGCGACCCGGTTCGAATCGGCATCACCTGGTCCAGTGACGACGCCGAGCCGCGGAGCGTGGTCGTACTCCGCGTTGTGCCTGATTCGCCGGCCGATCACGCGGGGATCAAGGTCGACGACCGCATCTACCAGGTCGGCAACAAGGATTTCAATTCAACTAACGAGTTTGATCAGCTTTTGACGAATGAGACCAGTCCCATGGAACTGGCCGTGGAAAGTCGCGGGCAGATTCGGCGCGTCAAGCTCCAGCGGAATTGAGAGGTCTATTGCAGCTTTTTCAGAGCGCTGATCGCCGCTTCGGCGTTGGCAATTCCGCCGACCTTCGTGATCAGGGCCTTGGCGGCAATCAGGGCTTCGATACTCAATCCGGCGCCCGTTGGCGAGGCGGCGCCCGCGACGGCGCCCCGAGGACCTCGGCGCCTGCGGCGATAGCCAGCATCTCGCAAAGTGGCGCTGACCTGCGCCGACGAAACCACGGTCCCTTCCTTCGCCAATTCGGCGATGATGTCGCGCGGACGGAACTTCCTGCCGAACGACTTGGCCACCTGGCGAATCCGTTCGGCCTTGGTCGGTCCGCCGGCGGTAGCTGCGCCATTTTCGGCGACAGGCCGTCGACGGCGCCCTTTGCGGCGAAAGCTCGATGTTCGCAAGGCTTTGCTCACCTGAGTGTAGGAAACCGTCACTCCCTTTTCTTTCATCGCGGCCACGATGTCCCGCGGGCGAACCGTCTTGCCAATCGACTTGGCGATCTGCCGGACCATTTCGGCTTTGTTCATTTTCCCACCTTCGGCGGAATCATTCATGGCGGCACGTTTCTTGGGTCGTGGCATATCAGCACCTAAAGAGGAAAGGAGTTCACAAGACGATGATTCTAATCCTAAAATGCCCATTGTACAGTGACCTTAACTCCAAAATGGCAAAAAGAGGCCATTTGGGGTATGCGCATACAACTTGGCGGATGATCGCTTACAAACCGATATGAACCGACATACTGTCGCTCAATCGGCCTTGTCCCAACAGCAAAGAATCAGCGACAATACGCCCCCTTTAGACACGAGCGCGATCTCCCATGCTACTAGATCCGAAGAAGCGAACGACGAGCCGCCCGCCGCTGAATCTCCCCAATGGCAGCGTGCGTGCGTTGCTAACGCTCATGATCATCGCGGTGGTGATTGCCCAGGTGGCGCGTGGCGGACAACGTATCTCGACGCTATGGACCGAGACGCTGATGATTGCGCTAGCGCACTACTTCAGCACGCGGCGGTTCATCAAGCTCGCCCCGGAAGTGATTCATCAGCTCGAGGCGGAAGGCTGCGTTGAAACCGAACTGCATCCCCTCTATCTACCGCAACATAGCATCCGAGCGATTATTTTCGCGGCGTTCGTCGGCCTGGCCATTTATCTCTTCGCGCAGCATCGGTTGTTTGAATCCGAGGCGATCTCGATTCTCGGCGTCGTATTTACCTATTTCTTCGGAACCATCGTGGGGATGGCGCTGCGTTGGTGGACGAAAGGGCGGCAGACGCAAGCAATTCGTGGATGGCAGGACGTCAAAGCCATCGCCGTGATTGCCGTCTTGGCGTATACGGCAAGCCTGTACCTCTTCGATCCGTCGACGCCGCCGCCGACCGGGCTACGGAATACGACCTTGGGGATGGTGCTGTTCTATTTCGGTTCGCGTTAGGCAAGGCTTGCCAATGGATGGGCTCAAACCGTCGTTGCGTCTGTTGTTCTTCACCAGATTCTCGATTCTGGTGGCGCTGGCGGCCACGGTGCTGGTTCCTTTCGCGGCGAGCGCAAAGCCCGAATTGATCGGCAGTCTGCTAGTCTTGGAAGATCCGTGGCAATTGTTCAATATCACCTGGGCATCGTTGACGGTGGCGGTTTTCGTGCTCGTCAGCTTTCGTTTGACGCAGGTGAATGCCGCGGCCCGCTTCCCAGACTACAAAGCTTCGCTCGAGGAGATCGCGGCCAGCCGCGCCGCTCAGTCCGTGCCGCCGGAACCCATTATTCCCAGGCGCGTTGGCGCCACCCGCGAATTGGCACACATCGCGGATGCTTCGGTCCCACCTGCATCACCTGCGAATTCCGGCTGGCGATATCGTTGGCTGCTATTGGCTCTGATCGGCCTGACGCTGCCGATCGTTTGCGTCTATCACACCTCGCAAGATTTGTCGGCCGCTTGGACGGACGGCCTGCTATCGCCCGGCGCGCTCGGTGCGCTAGCGGTGCTCGGCGGCACGATCGTTGCCC is from Pirellulales bacterium and encodes:
- a CDS encoding M20/M25/M40 family metallo-hydrolase — protein: MSAPTRFQFIATLRTLAAAAACSSLAVALFPTIAPAAEANAIEAALHSITAEELQQCVNILADDSFEGRETGSRGGRAACAYLGGELQKRHLQGAGVDGGLYQDFGAGSRNILARLAGSDPKLKDQYVIVSAHYDHVGYGKPSNSFGPIGYIHKGADDNASGVAGLIAIIDAFNKLPEHPKRSLLFAFWDGEEQGLLGSKFWLKNPTVALDHVAVLLNMDMIGRLRKEKVEVYGTRTGYGLRRLVSQENEGSDLLLDFHWEIRADSDHFPFFEKHLPVLMLHTGLHSDYHRPSDTADKINSAGMREVAQLAFRTALDLAEADSVAAFRDRSREETAATQTELERPLPALPGRLGVRWDDAAEKERGLRVALVVPDSPAAKAGLQAGDRIIEFAGHDVADGAEFRSLVLGAASPAAIVVKRAGSEKPLEMSAHLIGDPVRIGITWSSDDAEPRSVVVLRVVPDSPADHAGIKVDDRIYQVGNKDFNSTNEFDQLLTNETSPMELAVESRGQIRRVKLQRN